GCAACTAGCACGCTGGCGGATGTGACCCTTTCAAAAGCGTATCGATAGCTCAAAAGCGTGGTGAAAAGCTATCGGCAAACTTTTTAGCACTTTTTGGCATGCTTTAAAAGCGTCACAAaaagcttattttcttgtagtgatagaACAGAGGGAAGAAGAATAGAATAGAGGAAGGAGCTCAAACAAGATATCATCATAATCCATAATCATCTAACATACATACAaacaaaattagaagaaaatttAGTGAATGCCTCACCTCCAATTTCTTCTaacaaggaagaaaataaaaaagttataattaaagaaaaagacgtAGTCAATGTTAGCATAGAACATAGCATATTTACTAATCATGAGTAAACAGAAGAAGATAATCCAAATTTGTACACTAACTTAGATGCTCAATGAAGCTCGATGGAGATGGAGAAATCGCAGAACACAACTCAACGCTGTAGGAAATACTTGCGCAACAGATCTCATCGATCAATGCAAGAGAAGAGTTGATGGATGAGATCGCCGCCGAAGAAGATCGTCTGAGGAAACACTTGCGCAACAGATCTCGTAGTTTTATGAAGTTTTTGCAACTTGATTTtccattttaaacttttagGTATTTTTGACAACAGTAGAAAATTGAGAGAGAGAAATAAGATCAACCTTGCACTCACACAGAGATTGTAGCAAGAGGCGAACGCGCCGCCGGAGGAGAACCTGCTAGAGGAGATCGAGAACACACAATCTCGTCGGAGGATAACGCCGTTGAGAAGATCGTCTCCGGATTAGTCACTGGAGCAAATCGCCACCAGAGCAGCCACTGGAGCAGATCGTCGCCTGAGCAGAGCACAGGTCTTCGGTTTCGGGTTTGGTGGTAGCTCGCATTAGTTTCAGGAATGGGTTTTCGAGTTAGGGTTTTCTGTTGTTGGGAAAAGGGTTTTATTTGGGCCTTCTTTTTCAAATGATGGGTTTTGATAATGGCAGTATAAAACTACCAAAATAACCAAAAAGCCATTTTATGCAACTTAATTTTGGCATCACCATAAAATATCATAATATCCAAACATTATGGCGGTTTTTTAAAACCGTCGTAATATAAAtgccatttaaattttttttttttgtagtgaatgTCGCTTCAAGTAAAGGTTATCTTAGGTCCAAAAATGTTGTAGTGTCCCCTTCTACGTTCATTTTTTCCTTCCGAGCTTCTTgagttttcattatttttctaatagTGGATTGTTCATGTGCTAAAAGTTTATTACTGGTTGATTTGATGCCTCTTGCTTTGTGTGCTTCATCAATATCATATTCTTTTTTCATTGTGATTTCTCCCTGGATATAGTGGAGTGCTGTGTTGATTGCTCATTGTTGTGCTGGTTTTAAACTTCAAGTCTTTTATGTTTTGTGGCAATTTGCTGAGTTGGATTCTATGGATGATCATATGCGATCATTATGAATGTTAGTTGGATATTACCAAAATTGATGAAATTGTAATTTATGATAGTCATTTTCTATTCCTTGTTTGTGTTGTAGTGTCATATTGTTGCTGTATATATACTGGTTGGTTGTTATGTTGCTGGAAGTAGTCTGGAACTAGTTATTTCTTGCCCCATGCTCCTTAATGTTGGTATTGGAATCTCTTACATATCAGTTTTGTTTCAGATTGAGTTGTTGCGTGGGTGACTAATGCCCTTTTTGATGGTTCTTGTCTTCTCATGGATTACAATGGCTTGAAAGTTTTTGAACATTTAGATATTTGATTCATTGCCATGAATTGAATTTCTAGGTgcgaaaaaatgaaaaatagagtTTGCACATATTGTTACGTGAGGTTAGTTTATTGGAAgcggtttaaaattttttaatgataatGATTCTGAAGATGACGACAAAGAAGAAGGGTTATGGCTTATtgtgtgtttatttttttaattaataaaagtatttaagtaattttagttatttcagtcattatatttattttaaatcaaatagaatattaaaatataatttaattatgtacattttatatataatataaagatttaatttagtttttatctTTCAGTCtcaatttctattttaaatttagtcTAAATATTTTGTCTTAATAGATACACAATGCaataattacattaaaaataaaattttgtataattttctataataaattttttagattagtattttatttaacattGTGTACGTAGACTGCATTTAGTAACAATAGACATAAAATGatgaacaaaaacacaaagacatatagacataaaaatacacattttataccatattttataataatgcacaaaatatatttacctaattcaaaagttaaatttatcccaaagtaaaattatttaatctCTATTACTACTATTATTACTATTGATTTCTACCACCACCACTATTTTGATTACTGATTTGTTTGTCCTCAATGactcaaataattaaaatcacgAACTTTAATTAAAACAtcagttaaataatttaaattaaaaaattaaataattttttctctgtctttaaaaaaaaacaaaaacaaaaatataaagaaagacAGCAAATGATAGGTAAATTGGTACAAACTCACAAATATGAGAATGTAAAGTTAAAGAatggaagagatgaagaaaaatcgcaataataatgataatgataatgacgACGTAGAAGACGACCCAAAAAGAGAAAGATGGAAGTAGGAGGTGATACcaaaaaaatgagagaaaagtgaagaaaggaaagaagagtcaaagaagagaaaaggaaaaaactAAGACGGTTATAGTGGAGTGAGTGGTGGTGAAGAGAAGGAACAATAATAAAAGAGGgagatagagaaagaaaaaaaaagaaaataaaaaaaggttttgtggataaaaaaaaagtaaattaaaaataaaaatagaaataatattttaaatacatattttatgtatatttatgtatagttatatcttttaaaaattaatatctcaaaatttaataatatgtatgtGTAACTGTGTTCATATCTCCTATAAGGGAAATGCTCTGCATACAAGccattagggcttgtatgctttacaagttcattaaacaataaaatcaaaatacgcGCTGCTCCACGTACGTTGATTACATGCGCTATATAACATCCCGCGTATATctaactaccaaatttaaaatatttgtttccttcttcgttttcgatattttgagatttggttgttcttcttctcgcgcgtcttccctccttcttctccatcgttcttttcctctccttttctcactggtatgttcttcgtttacgttacctttttctctctctacaactcgagctttgttttctattttgatttgttgttttctgaaatcaaagtttgaactcgTAGATAATGGATCATTCAAATGAAGATTGTCAGCTGAATCCAGGcgaagtggattatgaatttgaatctaacgaagttcctgaAGTTTGATTTACATAGGATTCCTTTGAAATAACATGTTAACATGAATCTGTCGATTCAATGTATTAGTTGTGATTAATTACCTgaatttatagcagacgctcgggtgtagatcaattcttctttgggtgtattttagctagaagtgtgggtgtatctacactttactggttttttgttattttaattgagttgttgttgtttaggtgtattatatcagacatgattgggtgtgtttttagtttttgacatggtgtattctgcagcctgtGTATTTACAATTTATGACTTTAAAGGTCATTCTGTAGTTGAGTTGTTGCGGTTCGGGTGTATCATAttagacatgattgggtgtatttgaatcatatctatgggtgtattcaCAGTTCTGACACAGTGTATTGTGCAGCCTCTCTCGGTTGTTGATGACGAGCTTGTTCCGAAGGTcggaatgacctttaccacccttgaagatgctgaAAAATTTTACAGGAGCTACGCCAAGGCTGCAGGTTTCTCTACAAGAGTTCGGTGCACAAATAGGAAgggaaacgagattaagaatcaactgattacatgtagcagagagggaaaatgaaaatctaaaatatctccgacTGAGAAAACCAATCCGACAGCCGGTTTAAactgtcctgcaagaatttatatacacacattgaaggatgtcggtgcttggatcatttcaaaggttgtgttggatcattcacacccctgctgtccaagcaaagcagagatgctcaaacagcacagggaactaagcatgtccattcgtcgtacgatagagaataacgaggagGCCGGTATCAAACCAAGCAAAacctaccaatcatttgttgcggctgccgggggtcaccgcgagttaaattttatcgaaaaggacgtgaggaattacattaccagggaagtgcggaatgtttccgaacaagaagatgcaaaggaattcgggaaatatttcttaagaatgaaagagaagaattcgaatttcttttttgagctcGAACTCGAGGAGGATCAATCGATTAAGCTGGCTTTTTGGGCCGATGCAAGAAGCAGAGCCGCCTTTGAGTATTTCGGAGACGTCATTTCATtcgacaccacctacaatacaaacaggtaacaaACTGTCCCTGTTTATGctgctaaattaatttatttttacgaaTCCGCAGCAGAGGTGTATATTGGCTGTTTCATTGGGTGTATTCTAAGCATATGTTGGGGTGTACCTAATGATTTTGCATTCTGGACCATTGTAATttgtttcaggtataatttggtctgtggttcttttgtcggggtgaatcaccacggtcagtcaacacttctcggatgctctttgatgaagaacgaagaaattgaatcattcaaatggttatttcaatgctggcttcgttgcatgggaggaaacGCTCCGAAAGGGTTTTTCACTGATCAGTgcgcatcaatgaaaagggctttagaggcctgtatgccaacaacagttcaccgctggtgtatttggcacatcatgaagaagattccaagcaaattaaacgggtACAAGGGACATGCCGATATCGAAAAAGAAATGAGccatgttgtttggaactctcatagCAAAGACTCATTCGATAGGAATTGGAACGATTTTCTGCTGAATTTGGTCTtgcggacaacaagtggctttcaggtgaTGTGTTTCTAAAATCtacagcagaggtgtaaattgtaTGTTCTCTTGGGTATATTTTacagtctgtgtttgggtgtattatgcagatctgtaCGAAGACTGTCACATATGGGTTcctatctatctggatcaccacttctgggcagggatgagaagcacacaaaggagcgagagcatgcattcattttttaacaagtacaTCACCCGGAACAGCTCGCTTATTCAGTTCGTCAAATAATACGATAATTGCCTCGGAAGCAGggagcaagcagagagagaatcagatgctgcagattttcatacggtcataccgtgtgcaaccaaatcctccattgaagctcagtttcaagatgCGTACACTCACGCAAAGTTTAGGGAAGTCCAAGCGCAATTCAGAGGAAAGGCGAATTGCATCACCAGATTAAAGAATTCCGCTCTAGGCTATTCAATATACGAAGTCGGAGAACAagtttccagctcaatattcaacaagttcGTGGTTATCTACGACTCAGTTGCAGCCGAGGTAAAATGCCAATGTTTATTATTCGAGTCGAGAGGGATACTGTGCCGTCACGcactaagcgtgttaagcttcgaacaagtaagccaagtgtcacctagatatatactggaacgatggagcaagaaggtaaagaggcgacacacacacatcaagagcagccacgacgagccactaatggagccaagaagcaagaggttCGACTAATTGGTTTTTCGTTCGCAAAATATTTGCAAATTTGCCTCCGAATCGGAGGAGCTGACTGCAATTCTGCACCGAGCGTACGATAACATGATGGCCGAGATGGaagcattaaaagccaaaaggaaggggACATCTTCTTTTTCCCACGAAGACGCCAACTTGGAGtccgttaacgagcttcaaagcccgCCAAGGATTCGAACAAGAAGACGTCCAAAAAACAGGCTAGGTTCAAAGCTGGAgaaacagattgcaaatgccacaaagaagaagacgacgaaagttttaagcgaggtaaaagtaatgttctttaaatttgtggcgattgagtttatttttctcgttaatagtttagctaatgtgtgagtgttatattcagataaatctgtttgatgctgcatcagcggCGCATTCAAATTCCAGCCAATATCAAGGACAcgttatgaattatcagttcagggtaccagcagcaggggataactctttgggtgtatagttatatagaatatgggtgtaaaagcactgttcttttgggtgtatttttgttaattcaCAATTTACATAGACAcatatatagatacatatagAACAAAAGCTGTAAAAATTCACAGGTTATGGGTGTATACTTCATTTgatgtttttcttcatattttagtgcatgtaattcatacattttgaatacagcacagacagttgggtgtatattttatGCAATCTTGGGTGTATTATTAGACTTGCGTTGGGTGTAACAGTTTACAATTTGCGTTTATATATGCCTTGATTTTTTGCTTCATATTTTAGCACCTGTAATACAGCTTTTGAATACATCATAGACAGTTTACCAGCACAGATAGTTTAACTATGGGAAAAAATATGCATGGAATAGAAGTTGTTGATAAATGGCAAATATTTACATCATTTGTTCAATTTACAAACTACCCAGCAGTTGGATTACCCAGTTTCTATATCAGCAGAATTAATCTGACAAAACGGactcaataatacagaggatgGCTTCGACAGCCTTATATCACTACTCTCTCTAATTGCCCAATCTCTCTATTTATTCATCTCACTGAATAGTATCCGGGAAGCATACTCCACTCTATAGTGGTCCACCTCTTCctacaattaaaaagtatattCTGTTTAATaagatatcagtaagatacacccatatatatgagtcagatacacccattaataacaataagatacacccattgataatagtaagatacacccatatatatgagtcagatacacccaaagatatcaataagatacacccattgataacagtgagatacacccatggatattattcagatacatccatatagatattagtcagatatcactcaaccATTCTTCAATATCAAGCCACATTACAAGGTTAAGCAGTATACACCCCCAATCTACGGAATAAACCCCcaaaaatcaacaacaatagCGGGAGAACTTAGAACAACAACGTAGAACGACGTAGAACTTAGAACAGTGTAACAAAAaagcaagaataataataaaccctagaagaacgatgtagaagaaaagtaaaatatacaggAATCTTAATGAACTTACGTTGAGTATTGTTGCTTTGTTTTCTCTTCAGATTCTTCACGGAGAGTTTGATGGTGTTTTGATGGAGGTTTTGAACAAcgatttgtatattttgaacttTGATTTTCGCTCGAAAATGGGAGGGTTTCCTTGTTTTCAAAGCGCTttgagaagtggaagaagtggaagaagtggaagagtctgcCATACGTAACCATTTGAGTGTTGAGCGCGTGATTTTGACGCGCCATGTTATCTCTCTTCATGCGCGTGAGTTCTATTTGGGCTGGGCCAACTTGTAAGCTTGtaaacttgtatgtgtagcaggcccacTCCTATAAATATAGATATGAAACAAATGCAACCTGAAACCTAAAGACTATGTcagctatttttttttaaaaaaactaattttttatattaaacggGGCTTGATGCCCATTTTTAAGCTCGTTAATTAAATGCTCATTAGCAAAAGATCTTATGAAGTTGTATGCCACACTTGATAATATGAGGAATCGGTGGCACTCTTTTCAACCATCTTCGTTTTCCTCCTTGTTCAGAAACTGGGACACGTACAATCATATCTCTAACTCTCTGTGGCCTCAATTAATACTCTCTTAAATGATCGGCAAAGTCATAACCAACAACGTGTGCAACCATGCATTTTTACGCTTTCAAGATTATTAACTTCCATATCCTTTCTTTTGCAACTATTCTATTGTATATAATATGCCTTGGATTATTAAGTTTAAAACATCAAAATCAAAGTTAGCGCACACGAATATATAGATATAACTAATGCTTGCGTATCTAATTCCAgcactttttttaatattttttattttttcttttaaatataagTCGTTTTGGTAACTCATGCTCCATAGATGACCACACTCAATATTCAAAACGATCGAATTTTACACTTACATATAGGTACTTGTTCTAATTTAACAGtctaatttttagaataaataattttataacatacaAATATCGAATAGAGTTTACAGACAATGATTATTAATGGTACTAATGATAGGATCAATCATTTGAGAATTATCTCGTTGAAAAAgtagtaaaaatatataatataatgtggcattattgTTCGTTACTCCAAACACCTGCTTTGAAGTCTAATAACATTGATGGAACCTGGCCATCCATAGCCAATTCACAAgatatacattattattattattaccgaAACAATAAGATTGATGATAATAATGTTTCTGAAGGTGCTACCTGGTACCATAGTTGGGTTCCAACTCGGCAAACGATATTCAAGACGATGACACGCTTAGTCCTTAAGGTTATCACCAACAAAATGTGTAGTATACTAATATATCTGGAAAAAATTCGAAGCTTAAATCAGAAGGATATTGTGGAGTAGATATTATTaggattaattattattgtgcaTGTATATCTTGAATGGGGTGTCTTATTATTTGTTGGCTcgttattaaatgttttttgttatgtaaaaaatactatattttttttaaggattATGGTAGATAATCAATGATTTTtttgaacaatatgaacaattactaatcaaataaaaatatactacacctttaaattatttacttaaatcttaatattagaataaccatcTGTACACTTAATGAAATAAACATTcgatatatctattattcacattgtttagtatttttattatctacctatatttttcttttttttattcaaataattttttattttttatttattatattttatattaataatttaaatttaaaatttaaaatttatattaaaattggtCATTCGTCATTATTGCTCTATATAAGAAAAAGTGTATGATTGAatccaattttttaatttatataaataggaaaagtctaggggccagcagttttgttgaattttggccagcatgtaaccagagaaatgtgagtcattggatgaaatctcacaccaatctcacaccattaaatcatcattgatggttaTTTGCTGGCTACcaatcacaaaagttgctggcccctagcattcctcatataaatatatattaggtATCCTCTAATATAGACAATGGATTttatttcagatttttttttgacAAGTTAAAGTTAAAGTTTAATctgttataaatttaaattttatttagtaatttattgttgattagttactacatatataaaataaaatttaatatttatttaaatagatagATAAATTAATCACTCCAATCAACTCAAATTGATTTTAGACCAAATCATGTACTTAAGAATTTatgacaattttttatttattatatttaaactaTTACATTCGTTTCTACACTCTTCTCTTCCCCGCTATATATATGGCTCCAAAATAACACTCTCTAACCATAAAAACATATACAAGAGCTTCTCTTTTCATATTCCTTTACACACACGCACAcataatctctctctctctctctcatacaTGGCTTTCCGTAAGGTTCTTatgcttttgttttgtttggttGCCATAGTTACCAACCTTGTTAGTTCAACTAGTGCCAGGCAGCTAAATGATAATAATGCAGCAAAAGATGAGAAGGAAGCAAATGAAGGAGATCATGAAGTAGTGAATAATAATCATGTTGGTAACAAGGAGACCAAGCCACCAATGATGGGGCTAGGTGATCAGAAACAAATAGATTTTCCACCAATATTTCCATTTCCATCATTTTNNNNNNNNNNNNNNNNNNNNNNNNNNNNNNNNNNNNNNNNNNNNNNNNNNNNNNNNNNNNNNNNNNNNNNNNNNNNNNNNNNNNNNNNNNNNNNNNNNNNNNNNNNNNNNNNNNNNNaaaaattaattttttttattttacaaatttttttcactttattAGAGTCAAATGTCATAAATATGCGTGTGTACCTTAGTGTTTTCAGTacatgtaattaaataaaatatagcgTGGATGATGCATAAATATAAGGTATAGTAGAACTTGCTAATGAGCATTTgaaagatcttttaattttaagaattaaataAGTATTACAAGAGAATATAATAGTATATTTTAATGTTCTCATGTGGCACTTATTCTAAATTCTTAAGGAACATAGTTAAATTACTTATTAGTAAAAGGTGGGTAATCTTAAACATGATTATCTATAAGAAATAAAATGTTATGGTTTAGGTTGTTGCAATGCAAGTTTGCCTTTAGTTTGTGCTTGCTTTAGTTTTTAACTACTGGTTACTACCACAGATCCCTTGCACTATTAAAATTAAGTGTGCCTTAGCTTGTATATTTCATCAAgtctaataaattataaattatgatattgttttaattcttgttgCATTATATATTGCGgtttttacttctttttttttatgttcaaCATGTAATATTTTATAGCCAAAATTATCCGTTTCAAAAGAAGGTAAATATTCGCTAAGATTTAGAAAAAATAcgtaaaattttcattttacccaaataaataaataaaaattgaaaatatatgaatCTATAACTTTACTCTACAgagttattaataaataaatgtttCTTTATAAGATTTAATAACAGATTTTAGTTTATAACTTTCTCTTCTTTGCCTTCCAATGTCAAAAGTTTGATTTCTTGTTTCGTTCTTGGCTCCAATAAATCGATAGCAATATTAATTCATCAATTACATTATTCTTTTGTGATCAATGTGATCACAACAAGCAATTATATTAAACAAaaggaacaaagaaaaataaggtaaagaagatttataaaaaaaaaaaacaaaaagaagaaacatgGCACAAACGGGAATTTcattttactaaatttaattacttattttgAATTCTTAAGATATTACagaataatagaaatatactaatGTCACATGATGTGACTactagaaaattagttattatagaTGGATATTTTCGATGAATTTTATCTAATTGAAATACAGAAAAAATTTTAGAGGAATTTTttgtcgaaaaacaaaaaaaataaattaacataaattatagacaaaaaaaaaatccatcgATAATTTtgtcgaaaaaattaattttttttataaaaaatgattacagacaaaaaattcATCTGtaataaaatagacaaaatgtcattttttattaaattattacagatgaaaaattcgtctgtaaccTAAAATTTTCCATCCGAAACATTCAAATAACCCTAACTCAACCCTATCTTCTCGAGCTCCATCCACACGGCCACACCCCACACAAGTGAGAGCTCCATCGCACGAGTTTCTTCCTCTCTCCTTCTTATTTTGCAATATAAAGCTGTGCTCCTCCGCTCTACTCGCCGGCGGTGCTACCGTCCTCCTTTTGACGTTTCTCTTGAGCTCAGAGCCGGCAGCTCCATTCACACTCCACACAAATCTAACGAGCTTCTCCCTCTCTCTGTCAACGAGCTGCTTTTTCTCTCCGTCGCACGAGCATCTTTTGCCGCTGCCTCCGCCGCTCGCGTCGCACGAGCCCCCTCCGCCGCCGCTCTCGTCGCATCTGCTCCCTTCGTCATCGTCCGTTGGAGGTTAGGATTTTAATCCGCTAATTAATCGAAACTAAAGCCCTCCGTTTCTCTTCGCTTGGAGGTTAGTTCATTTAGCGTTTCGTTCCTTTCGTTGTTCTTGTTCTACGATTTGATAATGGTGATTGATGATATTTATGTAGATCTGCTTTCGTTCCTTTCGTTCCTTTCGCCTGGAGGTTAGATTTCATGCAGATCTGCTTCAATCAAAATAAATGCCCTAAAAGCTGGTGATATAAAGGGATCAAACCTTCTTATTGACAATGATGGAGTTCTTAAAATTGCTGATTTTGGATTAGCATCGTTCTTTGATCCTCATCACAAGCATCCTATGACCAGTAGAGTGGTGACCTTATGGTATCGTCCTCCCGAACTTCTTCTCAGGGCCACCGAATATGGTGTCGGAGTGGACCTCTGGAGTGCTGGCTGCATTCTTGCTGAATTGTTGGCCAAAAAGCCAATTATGCCTGGTCGAACAAAGGTAATCTCACGATTTATTACATTATATGGGTTCTGTACTTGCACCTTGAGAGCAGTCTGTAATTTATTAATCTATGTTAGAAGGTTTTGCTCTCCATGGCTTTTCTATTTTCGCAACTTGACTTTGTGATTTGCGCTTCAGATTTTGCTGGTAATATAATATGGTGGAAGGAGAGAACCGCAGGTACCGTAAAGTTTCCGAAGAAGTTTAATTGGTTCATTTGTGCAGCTAAGTTATTTGTGTAACATATTTTGCGCTTCTCTCCGTGGTTCTTTTGCTATCATTATAGTAGTTAAATCTAAGAAGGTTAATTGGTTCATTTGTGCAGCTaagttttgttcttttttttttttgtttatgcaGAACAAAAGCATTGCTGAGTGTGGTTCTTTAGCTGTAAGCACTCCAAATCATTGAAAAAGGTAATTCATGGATTGCATATTTTTTCATTTGAAAATCATACTAGAATAATATAATCTGATATGAGAAGCTGTTAATGCTCTAGcttgatttatatttatagGAAATTATGAACTGATTGATTGAGTACCTTATCTGCTTTTGCTTTGCTGCTGCTACCTGACTCTGTGTTCCAATCTTAGCCTCAGGTGCCTTCTTCCCGTATTTGTAGAACTTTTCTCAAGAGCTTCAAAAGCTTGAGGAGTATCGCATGAACCAGAAATCCATTGATTcaatggtatatatatatattttgtaaactTGTCTGTCTCTTCGAACCCTAGCTTTTCTTTCAAGATGgcttatgtatttatttatttattcactccctgtttcaatttaattttgaatgatttttgtCTTCAGGAAGTGTAACGATTAGATCTTCTCTGGTTAGATTTTCATTGTGGTGTATGAACGGTAGATGATGAAATTTGTACATTTGTGGTGTTCTGCTTCGTTGTGCTTCAAAATCTCCATCTTTTCC
The genomic region above belongs to Arachis duranensis cultivar V14167 chromosome 3, aradu.V14167.gnm2.J7QH, whole genome shotgun sequence and contains:
- the LOC107479529 gene encoding uncharacterized protein LOC107479529 (The sequence of the model RefSeq protein was modified relative to this genomic sequence to represent the inferred CDS: added 146 bases not found in genome assembly), with the translated sequence MAFRKVLMLLFCLVAIVTNLVSSTSARQLNDNNAAKDEKEANEGDHEVVNNNHVGNKETKPPMMGLGDQKQIDFPPIFPFPSFSFPPFPMPQIPSFGGIPGIPFPSLPVPAMPFPTFPPLDIPGIVPTPPT